In Halopseudomonas nanhaiensis, a single window of DNA contains:
- the gorA gene encoding glutathione-disulfide reductase, translated as MADYDFDLFVIGAGSGGVRASRTAASYGARVAVAEDLYLGGTCVNVGCVPKKLFAYAAHFAEDFEDARGYGWDLPKAGFTWQRLVENKNAEITRLNGIYHNLLTSAGVQVINGRARFVDSHTVAVGDQTYTAERVLIATGGWPHIPDFPGNEHVISSNDVFYLKQLPKRTLVVGGGYIATEFASIFHGLGCNVTQLYRGDLFLRGFDLGIREHVALTLRAKGLDLRFETDVQRIEKQADGSLDVALKGGGSIQADLVLYATGRRPNLAGLGLENTDVQLDEKGFVKVDDEYQTNDAAIFAIGDVTHTVQLTPVALAEGMALARRLYKPEDYHPVDYDGIATAVFCIPNIGTLGMTEEEARAKGHKLKVFESRFRPMRNTLAHRPEQSFMKLLVDKDSDRILGVHMVGPEAGEIIQGLAVAVKAGATKSVFDATLGIHPTAAEEFVTMRTPARVD; from the coding sequence ATGGCAGATTATGATTTCGACCTTTTTGTTATCGGCGCAGGCTCGGGCGGCGTAAGGGCGAGCCGGACCGCCGCCTCGTACGGCGCGCGCGTAGCTGTCGCGGAAGACCTCTACCTCGGGGGCACTTGTGTCAACGTCGGGTGTGTGCCGAAGAAGCTGTTCGCCTACGCCGCTCACTTCGCCGAAGACTTCGAGGATGCGCGTGGCTATGGCTGGGACCTGCCAAAGGCCGGTTTCACCTGGCAACGTCTGGTGGAGAACAAGAATGCCGAGATCACGCGGCTCAATGGTATCTACCACAACCTGCTGACCTCTGCGGGCGTTCAGGTCATCAACGGCCGGGCGCGCTTCGTCGACTCGCATACCGTGGCTGTGGGCGATCAGACCTACACTGCCGAGCGGGTCCTAATCGCGACCGGCGGCTGGCCGCACATTCCGGACTTTCCCGGCAACGAACATGTCATCAGCTCGAACGACGTGTTCTATCTCAAGCAACTCCCGAAGCGCACGCTCGTCGTCGGCGGCGGCTATATAGCCACCGAGTTCGCCAGCATCTTTCACGGCCTCGGTTGTAACGTGACTCAACTGTATCGCGGCGATTTGTTCCTGCGCGGCTTCGACCTGGGCATCCGGGAGCATGTCGCATTGACACTGCGCGCCAAGGGACTCGATCTGCGTTTCGAGACGGACGTGCAACGTATCGAGAAGCAGGCCGATGGCAGCCTGGACGTAGCCCTGAAGGGTGGTGGCTCGATCCAGGCCGACCTGGTGTTGTACGCCACCGGGCGGCGGCCCAATCTGGCGGGCCTGGGTCTGGAGAATACGGATGTGCAGCTCGATGAGAAGGGCTTTGTCAAAGTTGATGACGAGTATCAAACCAATGACGCAGCGATCTTTGCGATCGGGGACGTAACGCACACCGTGCAGCTGACCCCGGTTGCGCTGGCCGAAGGTATGGCCCTGGCGCGCCGTCTGTACAAGCCGGAGGACTATCACCCCGTGGACTACGACGGCATCGCCACGGCGGTGTTCTGCATCCCCAATATCGGCACACTGGGGATGACCGAAGAAGAGGCGCGCGCCAAGGGCCACAAGCTCAAGGTGTTCGAAAGCCGCTTCAGGCCGATGCGCAACACGCTTGCCCACAGGCCGGAGCAAAGCTTCATGAAATTGCTGGTCGACAAGGACAGCGACCGTATCCTGGGCGTGCACATGGTGGGGCCTGAAGCCGGCGAGATCATTCAGGGGCTTGCCGTTGCGGTGAAGGCCGGAGCGACCAAGTCGGTATTCGACGCGACTCTGGGAATTCATCCCACCGCAGCTGAAGAATTCGTTACCATGCGCACCCCGGCGAGGGTCGACTGA
- a CDS encoding YihY/virulence factor BrkB family protein — MGMFDTRGVGFIELSKRTFKAFGDDDMSTYAAALAYRGLFALFPFLLFLIALLGFLHVPQFFDWLREQAAMALPGEAMDQVNPVIDQLQSDNGGVMSIGVLIALWTASVGVRSLINAMNKAYGVQEGRPVWKLYIVSLVYTLGIAIMLLAVAGLMILGPQVMQWLADQIGFGNLFVTIWTWVRWPAIVLLLMLIVAVINYFMPDVEQEFRFITPGAAVAVIVWIAASIGFGLYVRNFGNYDATYGSIGAIIILLFYFYISSAVLLLGVEMNAVIEHASVEGKNRGQKESTA, encoded by the coding sequence ATGGGCATGTTCGATACGCGCGGGGTAGGGTTCATTGAGCTATCGAAACGGACATTCAAGGCGTTCGGTGATGATGACATGTCTACCTATGCAGCGGCGCTTGCCTACCGCGGCCTGTTCGCGCTGTTCCCCTTTCTGCTGTTCCTGATCGCCTTACTGGGCTTTCTCCACGTTCCCCAGTTCTTTGACTGGCTCCGCGAGCAGGCGGCCATGGCACTGCCAGGCGAGGCGATGGACCAGGTCAATCCGGTCATCGATCAGCTGCAATCCGATAACGGTGGGGTCATGTCCATAGGTGTCCTGATTGCGCTCTGGACTGCCTCGGTCGGGGTTCGCTCGCTGATCAACGCGATGAACAAGGCCTATGGCGTCCAGGAGGGTCGTCCGGTCTGGAAGTTGTACATCGTATCGCTTGTCTACACGCTCGGGATTGCGATCATGCTGCTCGCTGTCGCCGGGCTGATGATCCTCGGGCCGCAGGTGATGCAATGGCTCGCGGATCAGATCGGTTTCGGCAACTTGTTCGTGACTATCTGGACATGGGTGCGCTGGCCAGCGATCGTCCTGTTGCTGATGCTGATCGTCGCGGTGATCAACTATTTCATGCCCGACGTGGAGCAGGAGTTTCGTTTCATCACGCCGGGAGCGGCGGTTGCAGTGATCGTCTGGATCGCAGCATCGATCGGCTTCGGTCTGTATGTGCGCAACTTCGGGAACTACGACGCCACCTACGGCAGCATCGGTGCGATCATCATTCTGCTGTTCTATTTCTATATCTCCTCCGCTGTATTGCTGCTCGGCGTCGAGATGAATGCGGTAATCGAGCATGCCTCGGTAGAGGGCAAGAATCGTGGGCAGAAGGAGAGCACTGCCTGA
- a CDS encoding YihY/virulence factor BrkB family protein, producing the protein MRLFNTHGLGWADLTRRTFKAYARDRMQTYAAALAFRTIFAVFPFFLFLIAILGFLGIPEFFTWLRQQAEVVLPEAIVEQLNPVIEELKTRRGGALVGGVIVSLWTAALAVRDLMLAMNNAYEVEESRPLWKIVGITVGTTLAITAMLLLTAGLMLLGPDATQWLSDQLDPGERIAWVWGWLRWPVIVTMLFFIAALLYYVTPDVKQRFRFVTPGSLIAVPVWIGASIGFSFYMRNFADYGAVYGGLGAIIMLLLYFYVSSLVLLLGAEVNAVIEHCSKGGKPDGARSAGR; encoded by the coding sequence ATGAGGTTGTTCAACACTCACGGGCTTGGCTGGGCCGACCTGACCAGGCGGACATTCAAAGCGTATGCGCGTGATCGCATGCAGACGTACGCAGCTGCGCTGGCCTTTCGTACGATATTCGCCGTATTTCCGTTTTTCCTCTTTCTGATCGCGATTCTGGGCTTTCTTGGCATTCCGGAATTCTTCACCTGGCTGCGGCAGCAAGCCGAAGTCGTGCTGCCTGAGGCTATTGTCGAGCAGCTCAATCCGGTCATTGAAGAGTTGAAGACACGCCGCGGCGGCGCGCTGGTGGGGGGCGTCATCGTGTCGTTATGGACCGCTGCGCTGGCCGTGCGGGACCTGATGCTGGCGATGAACAACGCTTACGAAGTGGAAGAGAGTCGCCCGCTTTGGAAAATTGTCGGCATCACGGTTGGCACAACGCTGGCGATTACCGCCATGTTGTTGCTGACCGCCGGACTGATGCTGCTCGGTCCCGACGCGACCCAGTGGTTGTCCGATCAGCTGGACCCAGGCGAACGCATCGCCTGGGTGTGGGGATGGTTGAGATGGCCAGTCATTGTCACGATGCTCTTCTTCATCGCTGCTCTGTTGTACTACGTCACCCCGGACGTCAAGCAGCGCTTTCGCTTCGTGACACCAGGCTCACTGATTGCGGTCCCGGTGTGGATAGGGGCGTCCATTGGGTTCAGCTTCTACATGCGCAATTTTGCCGACTATGGAGCCGTCTACGGCGGGCTGGGCGCCATAATCATGCTGCTCTTGTACTTCTACGTGTCCTCGCTTGTGCTGCTACTCGGCGCGGAGGTCAACGCAGTGATCGAGCACTGTTCAAAAGGAGGAAAGCCAGATGGCGCGCGATCTGCGGGTCGATGA
- a CDS encoding trimeric intracellular cation channel family protein produces the protein MTWFYAFDLFGVAVFAITGALMAGRKSMDLFGVLVIALITALGGGTLRDAILDNHPVSWIRDEWYIVVAVLAALGTIAWVRLTRPIPELGLLVADAFGLAVFTVIGTQVALQQNVPVSAAVIMGVMTGVAGGVIRDIICNEIPLIFHKEVYATACIAGSLVYIVLHSLPSPPGLDVSVAMLAVLLIRLAAIRWHLQLPRFHLLDRERHDD, from the coding sequence ATGACTTGGTTCTATGCATTCGATCTGTTCGGCGTGGCGGTATTTGCCATAACCGGCGCGCTGATGGCCGGACGCAAGTCCATGGATCTGTTCGGTGTGCTGGTGATCGCACTGATTACGGCGCTTGGTGGCGGCACGCTGCGCGATGCCATTCTCGACAACCATCCGGTGAGCTGGATCCGTGACGAATGGTATATCGTCGTGGCGGTCCTGGCGGCGCTCGGTACCATCGCCTGGGTGCGACTGACTCGACCGATACCGGAGCTTGGGCTGTTGGTGGCGGATGCCTTCGGTCTCGCGGTGTTTACCGTCATCGGCACCCAGGTGGCGTTACAACAGAATGTGCCAGTCAGCGCGGCGGTTATCATGGGCGTCATGACCGGGGTGGCCGGCGGGGTCATTCGCGACATCATCTGCAACGAGATTCCGCTGATCTTTCACAAGGAAGTCTACGCCACTGCCTGCATCGCCGGTTCACTGGTATATATCGTCCTGCATTCGTTGCCCAGCCCGCCGGGGCTCGATGTCAGCGTTGCCATGCTGGCCGTACTGCTGATTCGCCTGGCTGCCATTCGCTGGCACCTGCAGCTTCCGCGCTTCCACCTGCTCGATCGCGAGCGGCACGACGACTGA
- a CDS encoding sodium:calcium antiporter, translating to MSLFTDMTLTVSFLVVAGCAAVIGLAGVKLAAVVDELADRTGMGEAMAGAVLLGMATSLSGIVLSVTAAYRGQPELAMSNAVGGIAVQTLFLTAADMSVRRVNLEHAAASLGNMLQGALLLCLLAIILVGTFSPDYTIWSIHPATFVLFGAYLYGLRVIRAGQADDMWQPRQTAETIEDLPDEEPSKTSLTALWMLFLVLAGTLGLSGWLLHQVATVISEQTEVGEAAVGILLTSVVTSLPELVTTVAAARRGALTLAVGGIIGGNAFDTLFAAASDVAYREGSIYHAISDSVLLWVSLAVAMTAVLLMGLIRREKQGLGKIGFESVSLIVIYVVGVVIVLARDLS from the coding sequence ATGAGCCTGTTTACGGATATGACGCTCACCGTAAGTTTCCTGGTTGTCGCGGGCTGTGCCGCGGTGATTGGCCTGGCGGGGGTGAAGCTCGCCGCAGTGGTCGATGAACTGGCGGACCGCACCGGGATGGGCGAGGCGATGGCAGGCGCAGTCCTGCTGGGCATGGCGACATCACTCTCAGGCATCGTGCTGTCGGTCACTGCTGCGTATCGAGGTCAGCCGGAGCTGGCGATGAGCAACGCCGTAGGCGGTATTGCCGTTCAGACATTGTTCCTCACCGCAGCTGACATGAGTGTCAGGCGAGTGAACCTGGAGCATGCGGCGGCATCGCTGGGGAACATGCTTCAAGGCGCGCTCCTGTTGTGTCTGCTGGCGATCATCCTCGTTGGTACTTTCTCACCTGACTACACTATCTGGTCGATTCATCCGGCGACCTTCGTTCTGTTCGGCGCTTACCTCTACGGATTGCGCGTTATCCGAGCCGGCCAGGCTGACGATATGTGGCAGCCCAGGCAGACAGCTGAAACCATCGAAGACCTACCCGACGAAGAACCCAGCAAGACGTCGCTGACTGCTTTATGGATGCTTTTTCTGGTACTTGCAGGAACGCTTGGACTGTCGGGCTGGCTCCTGCATCAGGTCGCTACGGTCATCTCCGAGCAGACGGAAGTGGGCGAAGCCGCTGTTGGCATTCTGCTCACCTCTGTCGTCACTTCGCTGCCCGAACTGGTGACTACGGTGGCTGCAGCACGACGCGGTGCCTTAACGCTTGCGGTGGGAGGCATCATCGGGGGCAATGCGTTCGATACGCTGTTCGCGGCAGCGTCCGACGTAGCCTACCGAGAGGGCTCGATTTATCACGCGATCTCCGACTCGGTCCTGCTATGGGTGTCCCTCGCTGTCGCAATGACCGCCGTACTTCTCATGGGGTTGATCAGGCGGGAAAAACAGGGGCTAGGGAAGATAGGCTTCGAAAGCGTCAGCTTGATCGTCATCTACGTCGTCGGTGTGGTCATTGTCCTGGCTCGTGATCTGTCTTGA
- the pgsA gene encoding CDP-diacylglycerol--glycerol-3-phosphate 3-phosphatidyltransferase — translation MNIPNLLTLLRVALIPIFILLYYLPYDWSYLAASIVFTFASITDWLDGYLARKWEQSTPFGAFLDPVADKLMVAVALVLLVQSHGNFWVTAPAAVVIGREIVISALREWMAEIGARGKVAVSRLGKYKTAAQMVALVVLLANPPIMTGWVTLGYVLLMISAVLTLWSMYVYLHAAWPYMSMETAQKSDK, via the coding sequence ATGAACATTCCCAATCTACTCACGCTCCTGCGGGTTGCGCTGATCCCTATCTTCATCCTGCTGTATTACCTGCCGTATGACTGGAGCTATCTGGCAGCCTCGATCGTATTCACGTTTGCCAGCATCACCGACTGGCTGGACGGCTATCTGGCACGCAAGTGGGAGCAGAGCACGCCCTTCGGCGCGTTTCTCGATCCGGTAGCCGATAAACTGATGGTCGCGGTGGCATTGGTGCTGCTGGTGCAGAGTCACGGCAATTTCTGGGTGACGGCACCGGCGGCAGTGGTGATCGGTCGCGAGATCGTCATTTCGGCGCTGCGCGAGTGGATGGCGGAGATCGGGGCGCGTGGCAAGGTGGCGGTCTCCCGGCTGGGCAAGTACAAGACTGCCGCCCAGATGGTCGCTCTGGTGGTGCTGCTGGCCAATCCGCCGATCATGACCGGCTGGGTGACCCTGGGCTATGTGCTGCTGATGATCTCGGCCGTGCTGACGCTGTGGTCGATGTACGTCTATCTACATGCTGCCTGGCCGTACATGAGCATGGAAACTGCTCAAAAAAGCGACAAATAA